CCAGCGTGTTTCAAGAACAGGAAAGACGGCTAGAGCAATCTGTATTTCGGTAAATTCACACTGAGAGGAGTGAGATGTTGTACAAAGTAGGTTTGCTGGTGTTGGCTCGATTCTAGATGCTGAAGAACCATTAGCTTTATCCATTGACAATTTCCTGTATAAGGTATTGCTCATAAGAATGAACCATGAGTACATAATACTTATAATCTAAACTATTCCACGGAATTCCGGTGTCACTATGAACCATGAGAGTATGTGTGCATATGATTAAGGAAATTAGGTTCTGTGAGCTGGTTTCGTTTCGTTTCGTTTCGTTTCCCTTTGGAAAAGGTTACATGATGCTTCATGCTTAGTTGATGAAATGTGTATTTGGTTGGACAATGTTTATTTTTGGTATGTGGTTCTAGCACAACACAACTCTTATAACTTTCCAATTGCACAAAATTAATCATGCTAGTTCTGTTTGCGCATATCTCCGAAGCGAGCGTCTGTAATTGCTTGGTATTCACTTCAGTTCCGGCGGCCATGCTGCCACGAGAGCATCAGCCGACGAAATTAATTGCTCTACCACAACTGGGTGCCCAGGGATAACGATAACAACACACTTGACCACGCCACAGAAGTTGATGAGGGAGATAACCTTGGAGCGGCCATCGGACACCATGTTAGTTTGTTGAGAATTTCTTAATGACTTGATTCTTCTTAATGAGGAATTTAGCAACCCAATGCCTCATTTAACGGGGACGATTTATATAAAATAGGTGTCACGTGACGTCTCCAACCAATAATGAATGTCATGTGTTTGGTTTTTCTCAACGCTGCATTGCATTATTGGACTGAAAAGTTACAGTGACGGTGAACCAGTTATATGTAAGTTGCTCTTCTCATTTAACAATTACTTGCAAGTTTGCCGAAGTTGAGTTAGTGGCGTTAATAGGTTGAGTTGTAAGTCAGGGAAAGAGGGGGTCATAATCTTTATCACCAACATTCATAGGGAGCTGATTTACCCTTTTCAACCATGTCCTAGCAAGCTTTCCAGTGAATCCAGAGTCACCATATAGGACATCAGCAATTCCTTGCCCTTCGTTCCGGGCAGCCACGCAGCCACGAGAGCATCGGTCAACGATACGTAGGGCTCCATCACTATCGGCGCAAACTTTGAGTAATGGGTCTAAGTAGTGCATGTGCATTGGGGTATATTATCTAAAGCTAAATTAGTCCTGCGGTTGAAGGAAATCTTAGCAAATTTAGTGGTTTTTCTGAGATGTAAAGAAGTTGAAATAAAGTCTCATAGTCGATCGTaggatcctttttttttaaggaaaactaataaaaaaggcttgaaaactttgagttttaatgataaggacaaaataaagggtaaattgaatagtacctggattgactttttagtgtaaaaatgtggtttttcgttaaagtgaacagtactgggagcttttcgttaaagttcccttttttttagtgtttctttgtaatatgaattctaTGTATAATAATTGAATTAGCCTCACTTTAAGATTCATTGACCCGAGATTATCTTTCATGGATCAAAATTTGAGTGGAATAGTAATAACACGTGACAGTGTTCaggataaacaaaaaaaatctctcaCGTGGTGACTTGTACTGACAGTAAAACGAACAGTGGTGACTTAATGAAACGAGAGATTATCTCTTGTTCAAAAGCCACATTGAAGCAAATTGAGAATGCTAAATGTTGAATAACTTTTAACCATGACAATGACACTGAGTTGCAAATACTTGGTGCAAACAGCATTCCCTCTACGGTTTCCAGAAAAATCGACGACAGTAATGATACAACATTTTGTTATGCCCTCTCTCTCGTGGGAAAGGAATGTTGATCTACAAAATCTCATCCATGGAACAGCTAACAACTTTTCATGAACGGATACGAATGGTACCATGTGTTACTAATTCTTGGTTGGCTTGGTAGTCAGACCAAATCCGAAAGGAAATAGAGGGTCGTAATGTGGATCGCCAACGTTCATTGGGAGCTGGTCTACCGTCTTAAACCATGTGTGTGCAAGCTTGCCAGTGAATCCGTAATCACCAAATAATGCGTCTGTAACACCTTGGCCTTCAGTTCCTGGAAGCCAAGCTGCGACAAGTGCATCAATTCCAGCAAGATAGGGCTGGAGCACTAGAGGGCGGCCAGAAATAACCACAACGACACATTTCACAGCTCCACAGACATTGGCAATTGTGCTTGGTCCAGGTTGTGGTATGGTCAGATTCAAGCTATCTCCAAATGTTTCAGCATATGGGGGTTCGCCCACGACAACAATAGCGTAGGAGAATTTGTTGGACTTCACAAAGTTAGCATCGGGGTTCTCGTTGTAGACAACTTGGGTGGTAGGATCAACTGTACTTTTCACAGCACTGAGGATTGTGGTACCTGTTACAGCATTGAATCACTGACAGTAAGCAAGAGCAATTCTTTTTATGCTCAGAAAGTTTGATCACGTGAGTAAGAAATATAAATTCTTTCCAACAAACAGTGAGATGGGTTGCTAGATCATTCAAAAGAGGAATGAACGCATACTTGTCAATTCAACACGTACCCATCGTATGATCGTTTCCTTCAAGGCCCTGCCATGTGATTGTCCAGCCTCCACATTGATTGCCCAAGTTGTCCGCGTGGCTTCCTGCTACTAGTATCTTCCCAGCTTTTTTGGGAAGGGGAAGCACTGGCTTATAAGCAGATTTTCCGTTCTTTAGCAGAACAAGTGATTTTCTTACAGCTTCCCTTGCCAATTCTCTGTGTACCTGTGAAAAGCCAGCATTTGAAGAAAAGGGTTTGAATACGGCAGATAAAGAGAACAAAGTTATTTTGTATCGTAAAGTTAGAAAGACGGACCTTATTTCCCAGCTGGCTGGCCAGGCTGAGATCCGCCAAGGGATTCTCAAAAAGCCCCATAACAAACTTAACCCTCAAAATTCTCTGCACGGCATCATTGATCCTGCTCATTGGGATGATATTGTTCTTGACTTGATATGTTAGATCATCAATAAAGTCAGTAAAGTTGTAGGGAACCATAATCTGTAACAACCCCAGATATACATTAGCAAACGAAGATAAAAACCTAGCATATCTCAGCTTGAGAAGGTAGTATTCTAATGTAAACAGCAGACGGAAAGTTTATTACAATACAGTGGCCAAAAGTTACACTTTTAATTAGACTAACCATGTCAATTCCAGCACCAACTCCAGCTTGAACTGAGTATGAATAGTTAGCTTTGGGAGGAGATGTAATCCTGTCAATACCCTCCCAATCTGATATGACAAAACCCTGACAGCACCCGCCGAAAGAAACAAGTCATGCTCGGCACTAGTAATAATCTAATAACCACAGTAGACGATTTATGTAAAATGACTTTCCTTACCCTGAAACGTAGCTTGTCCTTAAGGTATCCGGTTACAAGTTCTTTATTTGCATGCATTTTGTTTCCATTCCAACTCGAGTAAGACACCATAACTGTTGCAACACCCTTGCGGATGGAATTGAGGTATGCAGGCATGTGAATGCTGAGCAATCCATTCAAATCAATCACAGTGTTGTTCTCATTGATGCCCTTCGTTGTGCCACCATCTCCAACATAATGCTTAGCACAGGCCGCAACCTTCCCTCTAGAGAAATGGTAAGGAAAACGAGTTACGCCCAATTTTCTTTATGTCCAGATATTTGAAATAATGATAGAATACATCACAGGTAGGTTATATACACAATTGATTTTTTCTCCAGCGATTAAAAGACGGCTCTAGGTCAAATTCTAGTCTAAAATATAACTACAAGAACACCAAGGCATGGTCTCAGTCTGTCACTTTCATTTTATAAATGTTTTGCATCCGACCAATCGAGCCACAGCTAAGGCCTTCTATGAACTCAAGTATTAGTACTCAATCAAACCTTGACCACTAATCTCTGACCAGGCCTACCATGTGGTTATTatgatcaaaataaatatgcttgTAGAGGTACTTGTCTGAGACTCTCAAACTATTC
This window of the Malus domestica chromosome 03, GDT2T_hap1 genome carries:
- the LOC103418926 gene encoding uncharacterized protein, translated to MARFSIPLAGLLLLCCCLLSALRLTQADYFKYKDPKQPLNARIRDLMKRMTLAEKIGQMTQIERSVATPDVMNKYFIGSVLSGGGSEPAPKASAEAWVNLVNGLQKGSLSTRLGIPMIYGIDAVHGHNNVYNATIFPHNVGLGVTRDPNLVKRIGEATALEVRATGIPYVFAPCIAVCKDPRWGRCYESYSEDHKIVQAMTEIIPGLQGDMPPTARKGAPYVSTAKGKVAACAKHYVGDGGTTKGINENNTVIDLNGLLSIHMPAYLNSIRKGVATVMVSYSSWNGNKMHANKELVTGYLKDKLRFRGFVISDWEGIDRITSPPKANYSYSVQAGVGAGIDMIMVPYNFTDFIDDLTYQVKNNIIPMSRINDAVQRILRVKFVMGLFENPLADLSLASQLGNKVHRELAREAVRKSLVLLKNGKSAYKPVLPLPKKAGKILVAGSHADNLGNQCGGWTITWQGLEGNDHTMGTTILSAVKSTVDPTTQVVYNENPDANFVKSNKFSYAIVVVGEPPYAETFGDSLNLTIPQPGPSTIANVCGAVKCVVVVISGRPLVLQPYLAGIDALVAAWLPGTEGQGVTDALFGDYGFTGKLAHTWFKTVDQLPMNVGDPHYDPLFPFGFGLTTKPTKN